In Thunnus thynnus chromosome 4, fThuThy2.1, whole genome shotgun sequence, a genomic segment contains:
- the stat2 gene encoding signal transducer and activator of transcription 2 isoform X1 gives MTQWERLRQLPAVYTQQLHELYDRDALPMDVRHYLSAWIEKQEWQRAARDQDFAMVLFQVLLENLDIQHSRFVQEESFLMQHNIRRYKHNFQRYQDDPMTLASTILWFLEKEKEILQTADLAEQVQFLHVEQEAMETSSQQDLERKMAGLKNEVQCMEHTMICLEEQQDEFDFKYQTHTMEARGEEADKNQQMKVLQLLVNRLNDCRKSTLSDLNKLLDRIDDLTDTLVKKELVEWQRRQQKACIGAPDNVCLDQLEKWFTCVAVCLFQVREFICKLEELVGKVSYDNDPVKIQRPALQKRADTLLKNLIKSAFVVETQPSMPQGKGPLVLRTNVQFSVKTRLLVKFLELNHSMKVNVSMDREAPQIKGYRRFNVLGTKSKALNMTESQSGGMVADFRHLTLKEQKCGSGGKGVSDISLSVTEELHIIYFDTVFELKGLSVELQASSLPVTIISNSSQQQSAWASVLWFNMISQDTKDVKFFANSPAATWPQFREMLSWQFLFATKRGLNDDQLEMIAHRLFGKQQNYDTCKVAWSKFSKENTPDTFWVWFDGILVMVKTYLEDLWRDGLIMGFVSKGKEKSLLKKKQRGTFLLRFSESVIGGITFSWVDTTATGEPEVKTVQPFTKVDLCQIPFHEIIRNYQILEAENVPENPLLYLYPNTPKNEAFQKYYTGKSGADSPYIKYIKTKLMFVSKENTPGAKSPMSSDMAQGEGLEPNNGPCGESAEQNGDPHPLESSLETYRPDPMLSGSVSNPEDDLLMYLNNPNLFDDSDILQDDQMLPDFSLQAFHLPAQQSCGSIFN, from the exons ATGACTCAGTGGGAGAGACTGAGGCAGCTGCCCGCTGTTTACACACAGCAGTTACACGAACTGTATGACAGGGATGCTTTGCCAATGGATGTTCGGCACTACCTGTCTGCCTGGATAGAGAAGCAGGAGTG GCAACGAGCAGCACGGGACCAGGACTTTGCCATGGTGCTGTTCCAAGTCCTGTTGGAGAATCTGGATATCCAGCACAGTCGCTTTGTACAAGAGGAGTCATTCTTAATGCAGCACAACATTAGACGCTATAAACATAACTTTCAG AGGTACCAGGATGACCCGATGACTTTGGCAAGCACGATCTTGTGGTTCttagaaaaagagaaggaaatctTGCAGACTGCTGATCTGGCTGAGCAG GTCCAGTTTTTGCATGTAGAACAGGAAGCTATGGAGACGAGCAGCCAGCAGGACCTTGAACGTAAAATGGCCGGCCTCAAGAATGAAGTGCAG TGTATGGAACATACAATGATATGTCTGGAGGAGCAGCAAGATGAGTTTGATTTTAAATACCAAACCCACACGATGGAAG CGAGGGGAGAAGAGGCCGATAAGAACCAACAAATGAAAGTTCTTCAGTTACTTGTCAACAGACTGAACGACTGTAGAAAG AGCACATTGTCAGACCTGAACAAGCTCCTGGACAGGATTGATGACTTGACCGACACTTtggtgaagaaagagctggtGGAGTGGCAGAGGAGGCAGCAGAAAGCCTGTATTGGAGCTCCAGACAATGTTTGCCTGGATCAACTAGAGAAATG GTTCACCTGTGTGGCAGTGTGTCTGTTCCAGGTGCGCGAGTTTATTTGTAAGCTGGAGGAGCTGGTAGGAAAGGTGTCCTATGACAACGACCCTGTGAAGATCCAAAGACCAGCTCTGCAGAAGAGAGCAGATACTCTTCTGAAAAACTTAATCaaaag TGCCTTCGTGGTTGAGACTCAGCCATCCATGCCTCAGGGGAAAGGCCCACTGGTTCTCCGCACAAATGTCCAGTTCTCTGTTAAGACCAG aTTGCTTGTCAAGTTTCTTGAGCTGAACCACTCCATGAAAGTAAATGTATCCATGGACAG GGAAGCACCTCAGATCAAAGG ATATCGACGTTTTAATGTCCTGGGGACCAAAAGCAAGGCGTTGAACATGACAGAGAGCCAGAGCGGAGGCATGGTAGCAGACTTCAGACATCTA ACTCTGAAGGAGCAGAAATGTGGAAGTGGCGGCAAAGGAGTCAGTGAT ATTTCTCTGAGTGTTACAGAGGAGCTGCACATCATCTACTTCGACACTGTGTTTGAACTGAAAGGCTTGTCAGTTGAGTTGCAG GCCTCCTCCCTCCCAGTGACCATCATCTCCAACTCCAGCCAGCAGCAGAGCGCCTGGGCCTCTGTGCTCTGGTTCAACATGATCAGTCAGGACACCAAA GACGTTAAGTTCTTTGCCAACTCTCCTGCTGCCACTTGGCCACAATTTAGAGAGATGCTGAGCTGGCAGTTTCTCTTTGCCACCAAACGTGGTCTGAATGATGATCAGCTGGAAATGATTGCACATAGACTCTTTG gAAAGCAGCAGAACTATGACACCTGCAAAGTAGCTTGGTCCAAATTTAGCAAG GAAAACACTCCTGACACTTTCTGGGTGTGGTTTGATGGCATCTTGGTGATGGTGAAAACATACCTTGAAGACCTGTGGAGGGATGG CCTCATTATGGGTTTCGTGAGCAAAGGCAAAGAGAAGTCCCtcctgaagaaaaaacagagaggcaCGTTCTTGTTGCGCTTCAGTGAAAGTGTCATCGGAGGTATCACCTTCTCCTGGGTGGACACCACCGCGACTG GTGAGCCTGAAGTAAAGACGGTCCAGCCCTTCACCAAAGTTGACCTTTGCCAGATTCCCTTCCATGAAATCATCAGGAATTACCAGATCTTAGAAGCTGAAAATGTCCCAGAAAATCCGCTACTTTATTTATATCCCAACACCCCAAAAAATGAGGCTTTCCAAAAATACTACACTGGCAAAAGCGGAG CTGACAGTCCTTACATAAAGTACATCAAAACTAAGCTGATGTTTGTGTCGAAGGA GAACACACCGGGGGCTAAGTCACCCATGTCCTCTGACATGGCACAGGGTGAAGGCCTGGAGCCAAACAATGGCCCGTGTGGAGAGTCAGCTG aACAAAACGGCGATCCTCATCCTCTAGAGTCGTCTCTGGAAACGTATCGTCCTGATCCCATGCTGTCTGGCTCGGTTTCAAACCCAGAGGACGATTTACTGATGTACCTCAACAACCCCAACCTCTTTGATGACTCTGACATCTTGCAAGATGACCAAATGCTGCCTGATTTCAGTCTTCAAGCCTTTCATTTGCCCGCCCAACAATCCTGTGGAAGCATCTTCAATTAA
- the gpr84 gene encoding G-protein coupled receptor 84 — MLLNQTNQTEDDFFSCYSPSVVGYRYFAVLWGCAVTITGTVGNLMTILAFALDPHLRTRFNVLIVNLAVADLMYCAILQPISVDSYLHLRWRSGELWCSTFGLLLFLSNSVSIITLCLVAVSRYLLVAKRAVFDRVFSDRGLTFLLISAWALGLASFGPLWPVYVFVPQVCTCSFHRTKGRPYSTILLFFYFFVGLGCVGVFYLLIYRRVLIASKALLRYRLSRRSSRKKPASSVQGADDSGVESGMANTCSCEISSQGDITQNKDEITCDNSCPKPQGSAEATDPSATNKPSPDIFPKPPTTTPAPTTSHSATSGDDGEFKRVTRMCFTVFLCFVFCFVPFLLLNIADKRNRAPQVLHMFCANLTWLNSCINPVLYAVMNRQFRQAYHVLLTRAAAPFTCLWTWWPALRS, encoded by the coding sequence ATGCTGCTgaaccaaacaaaccaaacgGAGGACGACTTCTTCTCCTGCTACAGTCCTTCAGTTGTAGGTTACCGGTACTTCGCTGTGCTATGGGGATGTGCTGTGACCATCACTGGTACAGTGGGAAACCTGATGACCATTCTAGCCTTCGCCTTAGACCCACATCTGAGGACTCGCTTCAACGTGCTCATCGTCAACCTGGCTGTAGCTGACCTCATGTACTGTGCCATACTGCAGCCCATCTCGGTTGATTCCTATCTGCACCTCAGATGGCGGAGTGGTGAGCTCTGGTGCAGCACCTTCggcctgctcctcttcctctccaacTCTGTATCCATTATCACACTCTGTCTGGTAGCAGTGAGTCGGTATCTCCTGGTTGCAAAAAGGGCCGTGTTTGACCGTGTCTTCTCTGACCGTGGTCTTACTTTCCTCCTGATCTCAGCGTGGGCACTGGGCCTTGCCAGCTTTGGTCCACTCTGGCCTGTTTATGTATTTGTACCGCAGGTGTGCACATGCAGCTTCCACCGGACCAAGGGCCGCCCCTACTCCACCATACTGCTCTTTTTCTACTTCTTTGTCGGCCTGGGCTGCGTTGGCGTATTCTACCTCCTCATTTACAGACGTGTCCTGATTGCCTCAAAGGCTCTACTCCGCTACAGGCTCAGCCGTCGATCATCCAGGAAGAAACCAGCTTCTTCTGTACAAGGGGCCGATGACAGTGGTGTAGAGAGCGGCATGGCTAACACATGTAGCTGTGAGATAAGCAGCCAGGGGGATATAACCCAAAATAAGGATGAGATCACCTGTGATAATTCCTGCCCAAAACCCCAGGGCTCTGCCGAGGCTACAGATCCATCAGCAACCAACAAGCCTTCCCCTGATATCTTCCCTAAACCCCCTACAACCACACCTGCTCCCACCACGTCCCACTCAGCAACCTCAGGAGATGATGGCGAATTTAAGCGTGTGACACGCATGTGCTTTactgttttcctgtgttttgtgttcTGCTTCGTCCCCTTCCTGTTGCTCAACATAGCTGATAAACGTAACCGCGCCCCCCAGGTACTGCACATGTTCTGTGCAAACCTCACCTGGCTCAACAGCTGTATCAACCCCGTGCTCTATGCTGTCATGAATCGACAGTTTCGACAGGCCTACCATGTGCTGCTCACCAGGGCTGCTGCACCCTTCACCTGCCTCTGGACCTGGTGGCCAGCTCTGAGGTCCTGA
- the stat2 gene encoding signal transducer and activator of transcription 2 isoform X2, producing MTQWERLRQLPAVYTQQLHELYDRDALPMDVRHYLSAWIEKQEWQRAARDQDFAMVLFQVLLENLDIQHSRFVQEESFLMQHNIRRYKHNFQRYQDDPMTLASTILWFLEKEKEILQTADLAEQVQFLHVEQEAMETSSQQDLERKMAGLKNEVQCMEHTMICLEEQQDEFDFKYQTHTMEARGEEADKNQQMKVLQLLVNRLNDCRKSTLSDLNKLLDRIDDLTDTLVKKELVEWQRRQQKACIGAPDNVCLDQLEKWFTCVAVCLFQVREFICKLEELVGKVSYDNDPVKIQRPALQKRADTLLKNLIKSAFVVETQPSMPQGKGPLVLRTNVQFSVKTRLLVKFLELNHSMKVNVSMDREAPQIKGYRRFNVLGTKSKALNMTESQSGGMVADFRHLTLKEQKCGSGGKGVSDISLSVTEELHIIYFDTVFELKGLSVELQASSLPVTIISNSSQQQSAWASVLWFNMISQDTKDVKFFANSPAATWPQFREMLSWQFLFATKRGLNDDQLEMIAHRLFGKQQNYDTCKVAWSKFSKENTPDTFWVWFDGILVMVKTYLEDLWRDGLIMGFVSKGKEKSLLKKKQRGTFLLRFSESVIGGITFSWVDTTATGEPEVKTVQPFTKVDLCQIPFHEIIRNYQILEAENVPENPLLYLYPNTPKNEAFQKYYTGKSGADSPYIKYIKTKLMFVSKETKRRSSSSRVVSGNVSS from the exons ATGACTCAGTGGGAGAGACTGAGGCAGCTGCCCGCTGTTTACACACAGCAGTTACACGAACTGTATGACAGGGATGCTTTGCCAATGGATGTTCGGCACTACCTGTCTGCCTGGATAGAGAAGCAGGAGTG GCAACGAGCAGCACGGGACCAGGACTTTGCCATGGTGCTGTTCCAAGTCCTGTTGGAGAATCTGGATATCCAGCACAGTCGCTTTGTACAAGAGGAGTCATTCTTAATGCAGCACAACATTAGACGCTATAAACATAACTTTCAG AGGTACCAGGATGACCCGATGACTTTGGCAAGCACGATCTTGTGGTTCttagaaaaagagaaggaaatctTGCAGACTGCTGATCTGGCTGAGCAG GTCCAGTTTTTGCATGTAGAACAGGAAGCTATGGAGACGAGCAGCCAGCAGGACCTTGAACGTAAAATGGCCGGCCTCAAGAATGAAGTGCAG TGTATGGAACATACAATGATATGTCTGGAGGAGCAGCAAGATGAGTTTGATTTTAAATACCAAACCCACACGATGGAAG CGAGGGGAGAAGAGGCCGATAAGAACCAACAAATGAAAGTTCTTCAGTTACTTGTCAACAGACTGAACGACTGTAGAAAG AGCACATTGTCAGACCTGAACAAGCTCCTGGACAGGATTGATGACTTGACCGACACTTtggtgaagaaagagctggtGGAGTGGCAGAGGAGGCAGCAGAAAGCCTGTATTGGAGCTCCAGACAATGTTTGCCTGGATCAACTAGAGAAATG GTTCACCTGTGTGGCAGTGTGTCTGTTCCAGGTGCGCGAGTTTATTTGTAAGCTGGAGGAGCTGGTAGGAAAGGTGTCCTATGACAACGACCCTGTGAAGATCCAAAGACCAGCTCTGCAGAAGAGAGCAGATACTCTTCTGAAAAACTTAATCaaaag TGCCTTCGTGGTTGAGACTCAGCCATCCATGCCTCAGGGGAAAGGCCCACTGGTTCTCCGCACAAATGTCCAGTTCTCTGTTAAGACCAG aTTGCTTGTCAAGTTTCTTGAGCTGAACCACTCCATGAAAGTAAATGTATCCATGGACAG GGAAGCACCTCAGATCAAAGG ATATCGACGTTTTAATGTCCTGGGGACCAAAAGCAAGGCGTTGAACATGACAGAGAGCCAGAGCGGAGGCATGGTAGCAGACTTCAGACATCTA ACTCTGAAGGAGCAGAAATGTGGAAGTGGCGGCAAAGGAGTCAGTGAT ATTTCTCTGAGTGTTACAGAGGAGCTGCACATCATCTACTTCGACACTGTGTTTGAACTGAAAGGCTTGTCAGTTGAGTTGCAG GCCTCCTCCCTCCCAGTGACCATCATCTCCAACTCCAGCCAGCAGCAGAGCGCCTGGGCCTCTGTGCTCTGGTTCAACATGATCAGTCAGGACACCAAA GACGTTAAGTTCTTTGCCAACTCTCCTGCTGCCACTTGGCCACAATTTAGAGAGATGCTGAGCTGGCAGTTTCTCTTTGCCACCAAACGTGGTCTGAATGATGATCAGCTGGAAATGATTGCACATAGACTCTTTG gAAAGCAGCAGAACTATGACACCTGCAAAGTAGCTTGGTCCAAATTTAGCAAG GAAAACACTCCTGACACTTTCTGGGTGTGGTTTGATGGCATCTTGGTGATGGTGAAAACATACCTTGAAGACCTGTGGAGGGATGG CCTCATTATGGGTTTCGTGAGCAAAGGCAAAGAGAAGTCCCtcctgaagaaaaaacagagaggcaCGTTCTTGTTGCGCTTCAGTGAAAGTGTCATCGGAGGTATCACCTTCTCCTGGGTGGACACCACCGCGACTG GTGAGCCTGAAGTAAAGACGGTCCAGCCCTTCACCAAAGTTGACCTTTGCCAGATTCCCTTCCATGAAATCATCAGGAATTACCAGATCTTAGAAGCTGAAAATGTCCCAGAAAATCCGCTACTTTATTTATATCCCAACACCCCAAAAAATGAGGCTTTCCAAAAATACTACACTGGCAAAAGCGGAG CTGACAGTCCTTACATAAAGTACATCAAAACTAAGCTGATGTTTGTGTCGAAGGA aACAAAACGGCGATCCTCATCCTCTAGAGTCGTCTCTGGAAACGTATCGTCCTGA